A section of the Pedobacter sp. HDW13 genome encodes:
- a CDS encoding carboxypeptidase-like regulatory domain-containing protein: MKPRIILALSFVLLLIGFTAFKMDDDPFSQLLQKLEDYTTKYPQEKVHLHLDKPYYAIGDDIWFKAYVLNTKTSASSNISKILYVELINEKDSLKKLVKLPLMGGITWGDFKLTDSLSEGNYRIRAYTNYMRNFGTEFFFDKTIKIGNSWANKVFTKTTYNFTKENNNDKVTANIHFEDKNGIAYSENEVSYDVQLDYRSVSKGKVKTSLTGDAVISFTNNQSFQNKSGKIIATITLDNKQKVIKSIPITSTSNDVDVQFMPEGGTLIEELPQKIAIKAVNPSGKGEDVQGDIVDETGATVTSFTSSYLGMGNFVFNSQAGRVYSAKVKFKDGSEKTFKLPLAAKSGYTISLNNTDTAKVSLKIMASADLVNGDELKVVAQHGGTVYYVSKAKMDKQVLMANIPKKNLPSGIVQFTLFSAANQPVAERLVFVTNKTDIIDVSLNASDVATARKGKASFTFDAASEGKPVLGSFSVAVTNATKVAPDEDNETNILTSLLLTSDLIGYVEKPNHYFLKDDVQTQRELDNLMLTQGWRRFTWKNIINNVGPNITYKPEQSISISGTITKGNKPVVGGKVMLMATKGTLYILDTVTNAEGKFVFDNLSFGDSTKFVVQARTKTERKFVDINLDIVPGQIVTKNKNGADIDINVNNTLMKYIKESDNYFNEMTRLGLLERTIKLEEVTITEKKNPAKNSSNLNGAGRADFVLTADQLSTCVTLSQCLQGRLPGVIFRGNVPYLMRSQNTPIQIIVDGMQMEADFLDNVVPSDVESIELLKSIGNTAIYGSQGGGGVIIITTKRGDGGRSSDRYAPGIVTLSPKGFTVSREFYSPKYDAASTSSRADLRTTIYWNPQVVAGTDGKAKFEFYNSDEPGNYRVVIEGIDALGHLGRKVYTYDVK, from the coding sequence ATGAAACCCAGAATTATTCTCGCCCTCAGTTTTGTATTACTATTAATTGGCTTTACGGCATTTAAAATGGATGATGATCCTTTTAGCCAGCTGTTACAGAAGTTAGAAGATTATACCACAAAATATCCTCAGGAAAAAGTGCACCTGCATTTGGATAAGCCTTATTATGCTATTGGCGATGATATCTGGTTTAAAGCCTATGTTTTAAATACCAAAACATCGGCCTCTTCCAACATCAGCAAAATTTTGTACGTAGAGCTTATCAATGAAAAAGATTCGCTTAAAAAACTGGTTAAACTTCCCTTAATGGGCGGTATTACATGGGGCGATTTTAAACTGACCGATTCGCTTAGTGAAGGAAACTACCGGATTCGGGCCTATACCAATTACATGCGTAATTTCGGAACAGAGTTCTTTTTCGATAAAACCATTAAAATCGGAAACAGCTGGGCCAATAAGGTATTTACCAAAACAACTTACAATTTTACCAAAGAGAACAACAACGATAAAGTAACTGCCAACATCCATTTCGAAGATAAAAACGGTATTGCATACAGTGAAAATGAGGTGAGTTATGATGTGCAGCTCGATTACAGGAGTGTAAGCAAAGGCAAAGTAAAAACCAGCTTAACTGGCGATGCTGTAATCAGTTTTACCAACAACCAGTCTTTCCAGAATAAATCGGGGAAAATTATTGCCACTATCACCCTCGATAATAAGCAGAAAGTAATCAAATCAATTCCGATTACTTCAACTTCAAATGATGTCGACGTACAGTTTATGCCTGAAGGTGGTACGCTGATAGAAGAGCTGCCCCAAAAAATTGCTATTAAAGCGGTTAACCCGAGCGGTAAGGGAGAAGATGTGCAAGGCGATATTGTAGATGAGACCGGAGCCACCGTAACCAGTTTTACAAGTAGCTACCTGGGCATGGGTAATTTCGTGTTCAATAGTCAGGCAGGCAGGGTTTACTCTGCAAAGGTTAAATTTAAAGATGGTTCCGAAAAAACATTCAAACTTCCTTTGGCTGCTAAAAGTGGCTATACTATTTCATTAAATAACACCGATACCGCTAAAGTATCGTTAAAAATTATGGCCAGCGCCGATCTGGTTAATGGCGATGAGCTAAAAGTTGTTGCGCAACATGGAGGCACGGTATATTACGTTTCGAAAGCCAAAATGGATAAACAGGTATTGATGGCCAATATCCCTAAAAAGAACCTGCCATCGGGAATTGTCCAGTTTACCCTCTTTTCTGCAGCCAACCAACCTGTTGCCGAGCGATTGGTATTTGTAACCAACAAGACTGACATAATTGATGTATCGCTAAATGCAAGCGATGTAGCCACTGCCAGAAAAGGGAAGGCAAGCTTTACATTCGATGCTGCAAGTGAAGGCAAACCTGTATTGGGCAGTTTTTCTGTTGCAGTTACCAATGCAACCAAGGTAGCCCCCGATGAAGATAACGAAACCAATATCCTCACTTCGCTTTTACTTACCTCTGATTTGATTGGTTACGTAGAAAAACCTAACCATTATTTTTTAAAGGATGATGTTCAAACGCAAAGGGAGCTTGATAACCTAATGCTTACCCAGGGCTGGAGACGTTTTACCTGGAAAAATATCATCAACAATGTTGGCCCCAATATTACCTACAAGCCAGAACAATCTATCTCCATTAGCGGTACTATTACCAAAGGCAACAAGCCTGTGGTCGGAGGTAAAGTAATGTTGATGGCTACAAAAGGCACGCTATACATTTTAGATACCGTTACCAATGCCGAAGGTAAATTCGTCTTTGATAACCTGAGTTTTGGCGATAGTACCAAGTTTGTAGTGCAGGCGCGTACCAAAACCGAACGTAAATTTGTAGATATTAACCTCGATATAGTACCTGGACAAATTGTAACCAAGAATAAAAATGGTGCCGATATCGATATTAATGTGAACAATACTTTAATGAAATACATTAAAGAAAGCGATAATTATTTTAACGAAATGACCCGCCTCGGCTTGTTAGAGCGTACCATTAAGTTGGAAGAAGTAACCATTACCGAAAAGAAAAACCCGGCGAAAAATTCTTCTAACCTAAATGGGGCAGGAAGGGCCGATTTCGTTTTAACTGCCGATCAGCTTTCTACCTGCGTTACCCTTTCGCAGTGCTTGCAGGGTCGCTTACCGGGGGTAATATTCAGGGGTAATGTTCCTTACCTGATGCGCAGCCAAAACACACCAATCCAGATTATTGTGGATGGTATGCAAATGGAAGCTGATTTTCTGGATAATGTAGTGCCATCTGATGTAGAATCGATAGAACTGCTAAAAAGCATTGGCAACACAGCCATTTATGGTTCTCAAGGTGGAGGCGGCGTAATTATCATTACCACCAAACGTGGCGACGGGGGCAGAAGTTCTGATCGATATGCGCCGGGTATAGTTACACTGAGTCCTAAAGGATTTACAGTTTCGAGAGAATTTTATTCGCCTAAATACGATGCCGCAAGTACCAGTAGCCGTGCCGATTTAAGAACAACCATTTACTGGAACCCGCAGGTAGTTGCTGGTACCGATGGTAAAGCTAAGTTTGAATTTTACAATTCCGATGAACCCGGAAATTACCGTGTAGTAATAGAAGGAATAGATGCACTCGGTCATTTGGGAAGAAAAGTTTACACTTATGATGTGAAATAA
- a CDS encoding enoyl-CoA hydratase/isomerase family protein, with translation MNTIKVSVKDRLATITLDRGKSNALNRELITELDDMLKNIAADDNIGGVILTGTAPFFSAGLDLVELYNYDEAEAKSFWELFLGFTANLVSFKKPMVAAISGHSPAGGCVMALACDYRLMAEGQYIIGLNEVPVGIIVPNSIFQLYAFWIGKAEATRSLLSGKLYNPEEALKVGLVDELVRNESLLTAAERKIKKYMELEGNTWSQSKLNIREELIAAVTADQSATLEKMLQQWWSPATRQILKTILASLQRK, from the coding sequence ATGAACACCATAAAAGTAAGCGTTAAAGATCGTTTAGCTACGATAACATTAGATAGAGGAAAATCAAACGCCTTAAACCGCGAACTGATTACCGAACTGGATGATATGCTAAAAAATATCGCTGCCGATGATAACATTGGTGGCGTTATTTTAACCGGTACAGCCCCTTTCTTTTCGGCAGGACTAGATCTTGTAGAACTTTATAATTATGATGAAGCCGAAGCCAAATCTTTTTGGGAGCTGTTTTTAGGCTTTACTGCAAATCTGGTTTCCTTTAAAAAACCAATGGTAGCGGCAATAAGCGGGCACAGCCCTGCAGGTGGTTGCGTAATGGCTTTAGCCTGCGATTACCGTTTGATGGCTGAAGGACAATATATTATTGGTTTAAATGAAGTGCCGGTTGGTATTATTGTGCCTAACAGCATTTTTCAGTTGTATGCTTTCTGGATCGGCAAAGCCGAGGCAACCCGTAGTTTGCTCTCAGGTAAGTTGTATAATCCCGAAGAAGCCTTGAAAGTAGGTTTGGTAGATGAGTTGGTGCGGAACGAAAGCCTGCTCACTGCTGCCGAGCGCAAGATTAAAAAATATATGGAGCTGGAAGGGAATACCTGGTCGCAGAGTAAACTCAACATCCGCGAAGAACTGATTGCTGCGGTAACTGCCGATCAATCGGCTACCTTAGAGAAAATGCTCCAACAATGGTGGTCGCCTGCAACACGCCAAATTTTAAAAACCATTTTAGCTAGCTTGCAGCGGAAGTAA
- a CDS encoding SDR family oxidoreductase, with the protein MFSYNSPMLRDDALKGKTIVITGGGTGLGKAMGVYFLKLGANLVITSRKQDVLQKTADEMEEKTGGKVLAVACDVREIAQVENVLAKTIERFGSVDVLLNNAAGNFISPTERLSANAFSSIIDIVLKGTVNCTLTFGKHWIAANQPATVLNIITTYAFTGSAYVVPSACAKGGVLALTRSLAVEWGKYGIRTNAIAPGPFPTKGAWERLLPGDLAKKFDFKNRVPLKRVGDHQELANLAAFLVSDFSGYINGEVITIDGGEWLQGAGQMNGLEAIPNEMWDMLEQMTRSAKGS; encoded by the coding sequence ATGTTCAGTTATAATTCACCTATGCTTAGAGACGATGCTTTAAAAGGTAAAACCATTGTAATTACCGGTGGTGGTACCGGGCTTGGTAAAGCCATGGGCGTGTATTTCCTGAAATTAGGGGCCAATCTGGTAATCACCAGCCGCAAGCAGGATGTTTTGCAAAAAACAGCGGACGAAATGGAAGAGAAAACCGGAGGCAAAGTATTGGCAGTAGCTTGCGATGTACGGGAGATTGCACAGGTAGAAAATGTGCTTGCCAAAACAATCGAAAGATTTGGTTCAGTTGATGTACTGCTAAATAATGCGGCAGGTAATTTTATTTCACCTACCGAACGCCTGTCGGCCAATGCCTTTTCTTCTATTATCGATATTGTTTTAAAGGGAACTGTTAATTGCACGCTCACCTTTGGTAAACACTGGATTGCCGCAAATCAGCCGGCTACAGTGCTAAATATCATTACTACTTATGCCTTTACCGGCTCGGCCTATGTAGTGCCATCGGCTTGTGCCAAGGGCGGGGTTTTGGCCTTAACCCGTTCGTTAGCAGTAGAGTGGGGTAAATATGGTATCCGTACCAATGCAATTGCCCCCGGGCCATTCCCAACCAAAGGTGCCTGGGAGCGTTTACTGCCCGGCGATCTGGCTAAAAAATTCGATTTTAAAAACCGTGTGCCACTAAAAAGGGTAGGCGATCATCAGGAACTGGCCAATCTAGCTGCGTTTTTAGTAAGCGATTTCTCCGGTTACATTAATGGCGAAGTAATTACCATTGATGGTGGCGAATGGTTGCAAGGCGCTGGTCAGATGAATGGTTTAGAAGCAATTCCCAACGAAATGTGGGATATGCTGGAGCAAATGACAAGAAGCGCTAAGGGAAGCTAG